The Desulfatirhabdium butyrativorans DSM 18734 DNA segment ATCAGTCCTTCGCTGTGGGTTCAGGAATCCACATCACCGTACGGGCCAAAATGGATACGGCCACTCGAGGCATCGTCGGGGGGATTTTCCTGTATGCGCTCAAGCCGGGCAGCACAACCAATCATGATGAAATCGATTTTGAATTTATCACCAATCGGCCGCACGGGGTCCAAACCAACATCTACGGCAACGAAAAACTGGGCGATGGTCATGTCGTGTTTGTCCCCTACGCCTCTGGATCGATAATGGATTATCACACTTACGAGATCAAGTGGCTACCGGAGCAGGTATCCTGGTTCATCGATGGCAAGCTGGTTCGAACAGACACGAACCATGTCCCGGCCGGACCCATGAATCTGCATCTCAACATCTGGGTGCCCGGCTCAGGATGGCCGGCAGCTTATGATCCCGATTTGAAACCGGCGACATCCGCAGATTCCAACCGGATTTTCTCGATGAGCGTCGACTCGGTTCATGTCCAATCCATGACGCCAGCCCAGGCAGGCGGCTTGCCACTCCAAATAGGGGGTGTTCGTTCAGGCACTGATTATGAGCGTTGAGCGACTGGAATCAATGGAAGTGCCTACCAGCAAAAAGGTCATTGAATCATTGGCCAAACGCCAGGCATGTAGAGGCATCCCGTGAAAAATCTCGTTCTACCCTTCCTTCTCTTCTTGTTTGGATGTGTCGGCATACCGGAACGGGTGAAGCCCGTCGATCATTTTCAATTGGAGCGGTATCTGGGCGAGTGGTTCGAGATCGCGAGGCTGGATCATTCCTTTGAGCGGGGGCTGAGCCGGGTGAGCGCCCACTACAGCATGCGGGATGACGGCGGTGTGCGGGTGTTGAACCGGGGGTATTCAGAAACGAAAAAAACGTGGAAACAGGCCGAAGGCAAAGCCTATTTCGTTCAGGGACCCGATATCGGCTACTTGAAGGTCTCCTTCTTCGGACCTTTTTACGGCTCCTATATCATATTCGATCTGGACCGTGAGCATTACCGCTACGCGCTGGTGTGCGGGCCTGACAAATCCTATTTGTGGATTCTATCCCGGGATCCGAAGATGCAGGGCGATTTGCGGGATGCCCTCATCGCCAGGGCGGCGGCATTGGGCTTTGACACAAGCGGATTGATCTTTGTCGATCAGCAGTAGGCCATGATTCGCGATTCGGGCGCCAGATCGCAGGAACACGGCATGCCGTGTTCCTGCCTTTGGAATAAACTCGATACCGCAGGGGCGACCGGCCGGTGGCCCCTGCAGATGGCTGCAATTGGGATCATGGTCCCGGTTATCTTCGATAGCCATCGAGCGCCCGGATGTTCCGGAAATACCGGTTTTCCGACAGACTTCGCTTCAGCTCGGTGCTGTCATAGGGGATCCGGTGAAGCGAAAGCGTTGCACGGGCGTCATCCAGAATGAAGCTGTTGGCCGCAAACACCCCGTCCCGGTAAGGTCCGCCCACGCTTCCGGCTTTCACCCAGTAGCGGCTTGTCTCCTCCATTTTCAGGGTAAACACTGGTTCGTTTTCCGGTTTGTGTATCCGGAGGCGCTGGATCGGGGATGGCTCGCCCGCGTCCGCCCGCAGCTCGAATACGGCCGGGATATGGTCATGACCACTGACAATGAGCGCGACCGGATAGCGGGACCAGGCCTCGAGACTCTCGCCGAGCGTTTTCTCGTCGAGGTAGGGAAAATGGGTGATGGCGGGGGGCTCGCCTTCCCGGGGCAGGCTGAACGGGCTGTGGTGGACAACGCTCATGCCCGGATAATCCAGGGTGAGCGGCAATTGAGACAGCGTCGTGAGCGCTTCGTTCGATGGATACCGGCAGCAGAGCAGTGCGGCATTGTAGGCGCTTGCCTGCATCCGGTCCGTCTGATGCGCCAGATCCGGGAAAACGCCTGCCACCATCAGGTCATGATTGCCCGCCACACTGGGTATGGCAAGACGGATCATCCGCTCGTAGGTGCGATCTCCGAAAGGAAGCCATCCCACCCAGTCTCCCAGGCAGATCAACCGATCGGCATGCCGTGCCTCGGCATGC contains these protein-coding regions:
- a CDS encoding glycoside hydrolase family 16 protein, whose product is MSKYGFLIVLGLIGILAPPFIHADTLLYDDFSGNRVSSDKWHIPTWVSPADGTVVGLTQFRFTQNSSLPAANNGCAIIALESYNPTAISFYGTDLRSNQSFAVGSGIHITVRAKMDTATRGIVGGIFLYALKPGSTTNHDEIDFEFITNRPHGVQTNIYGNEKLGDGHVVFVPYASGSIMDYHTYEIKWLPEQVSWFIDGKLVRTDTNHVPAGPMNLHLNIWVPGSGWPAAYDPDLKPATSADSNRIFSMSVDSVHVQSMTPAQAGGLPLQIGGVRSGTDYER
- a CDS encoding metallophosphoesterase family protein — translated: MKTCFFGDIHGNIWALEAVLRHAEARHADRLICLGDWVGWLPFGDRTYERMIRLAIPSVAGNHDLMVAGVFPDLAHQTDRMQASAYNAALLCCRYPSNEALTTLSQLPLTLDYPGMSVVHHSPFSLPREGEPPAITHFPYLDEKTLGESLEAWSRYPVALIVSGHDHIPAVFELRADAGEPSPIQRLRIHKPENEPVFTLKMEETSRYWVKAGSVGGPYRDGVFAANSFILDDARATLSLHRIPYDSTELKRSLSENRYFRNIRALDGYRR
- a CDS encoding lipocalin family protein, whose amino-acid sequence is MKNLVLPFLLFLFGCVGIPERVKPVDHFQLERYLGEWFEIARLDHSFERGLSRVSAHYSMRDDGGVRVLNRGYSETKKTWKQAEGKAYFVQGPDIGYLKVSFFGPFYGSYIIFDLDREHYRYALVCGPDKSYLWILSRDPKMQGDLRDALIARAAALGFDTSGLIFVDQQ